AATGGCCAGGTTGATCCAGTGTTACCGCTGTCACGCCACTAGCAACGGGCGTTACCAATGTCATGAACGGATCTTTAATATGCAGCTGTGCAACTAATGGACCGGCGTCACGCAACTGTTCTGGAAGCACCACGCGACCATCGATGACCGAGAATGCGCGAGCGGTTTCCCATGGTGCGGTTGCAGGCCACACCCACACTCCGAGACCGCGCTCCCCTGCACCAGTCACCGTGATAATTCCATCAACCAGCTCCATAGTTTCCGGCTCAGTCGATTGAATGTCTGCAAGAGCAACCGACACACGACGATCACTCATCGGGTCCGTCCATTCAAAGTCGATACGACCCGAAGGAACGCTATTAGTCGAGCTAGCGATTGCAGAAATCGGCGCTACATAAGTAAGACCGCCATCACAACTCGACAGCTTGGCTGTTTTAATCGGTGCACCATGGTTGTTTCGTACGGTTACTTTAGGATCACCTAGCATCCCTGTACCACGGATGCGCAAGGAAGCCTTCATATCAACATCGCGTGGACGCAACGTGACACGGCTTGCACGCCACATTGGTGGTTCCGACACCATAGGCAATTCGAAATTCAAACGTGGTGGTGTAAAACGAAGCGGCAGCTGGTCGCCTTCTTCAGTGGAAACGACAAGGTCCGCTGCTGGCTGCTGAGGTCCAACCACTACCTCGTGGGGCTCTACAGCAAATTCTTTAGCCCCAGAACGCAAAGTTAAAACAGTCTCGCTTAGTCCGCCACCTGATGGAATGCGGAAAGAACGGCAAGCGCCCACAATGTTGACGTTTGCTTGCACACCTTCGACGATCGCAAACTCATGGCGGAAACTCTCGTTACGCGGACCGCGCAAACGTACGAGGTATTCGCCCACCCACGGAGCGTCGTAAAGCTCTGGATCGAAAACAGCAAAAGCGCCGCCTTCTGCAGGAATTTCTAGTGGCTCGGGCGCAGTAATTTCATCGCCTGCAACTCCAGCACCAGCGAAGGAAGAAATAGACAAGAACCATGTTTCGGTGCGCCCAGAAGGAGTCGGTGGAAACTCAGCAATGAGCGATTCCGAATGAACAGGAAGCCCACCGGTAGTTTTCAGAAAATCCACTGGCTCACTGGGAGCTAGGAACCGAACACGCTGCCGTGGATCAATACTACGCAGCGTTTCCATATTGGCATTTTTGCCAGGTTCTACCGCTGACAACGACGTCACATGAGAAACATCAAGATAGCGAGCTACCCATTTGTCCCATCCCTCAACAGCTGTCTCGGAATCGGCCACGATGTCATCACCGCTCACCACATCTGTCAACGTCACATCTTGAGGCGTAACCACGATAAGACTCTGGTGATGCAAAGCCACCTTATCTGTAACATTTGTGCCACGGGAGCTAAAAACTAGCGCAGGATCATCATGTGCCAGTACGGGAACAGTCCACGTAATTTCGTTCGTCTCGTCTTGAACCGTCAGTTCACGAACAGGCCGCTCAATATGAACATCCAATGATTCGGCAAAGCCACTGGTATCTCCCCATGGGCTACCGGTGTGATAGATCTTTGTCGTGCCTTCAATGCTCACACGCCACGTAATCTCGCCACGAGTACCGTCATCGGCAATCGGAAGGCGCTGCTCAGGCAAGCGGAGATACACTTTGCTTCGATCAGCATCGAATAGAATACGAGGGCGCATCTCACGGCTTGCCACACCGACTGAAGCCTCACGATCAACTGTGCCCACGGGGCGTTCACGAAGTTCTGACACTACAGAGAACTCAATGGGGCGCGGCAATTGTGGTGTGAGATGTTCGCGCGAACGGTCAAACCACGAGTCATGATGGTCCACCGCAAATTGTCGAACAGCTGCTACACCATCAATAAGTTCTGTGATTGCGGCAGGCGCAATCTGTAATGCAGTAGCCAACAATGGGAGGTTTTCTTGTTGAGCAATCGCTGCAACAAGATCTTCACTCGACACAGCTCCTTCGGCATTGACCGCGTCCAAGTACTCTAACAATGCCGGAACTTCGTTGTTCACAATTCCAGCTTGCGTGCACAAAGAAACAATGGCTGAAAGTGCATCCGTTGCCTCTTGTGCTCCAAGGAGCTCAAAACGAGCTAAAGACTGTGGAATTGCGGCCATGATAGCAGCTGTTGCTTCATCGATGTCGATAACCGAAGACTCATCGGTTGCAAGTCCAAGGCCACCTAGGAATTCAGAAACAAAATCATCGATTTCGACTACGCGACGAGCACGAGCCACCAAGGTGGTCAATGTCAACGCAGGACTTACACCAATCAGTGCAGCGAAATCGGCACCAGCGAGCAACTGACGGGTAAGAAAAATGCCGTAGAGACGCTCAATACGCTCAAGTTCATCGTCGCTAAGCCCCGCGGCGATGACGAGTCCGCCTCCAGCCAAACGTTGAGCCAGTTCCAATTCGGTTTGCGATGCCCATCCAAGAAGTGAGTCGGTGAGATCTGCAATTGGATGAACTGGCTCGGTCATGAATCCTCTTTCTTTCGGTGTCTTGACAGGTCGTGAGATGAAAAAGACAAGACAAAAACAATACAACGAATTCGCGTGCGATCTTAAATCGTTCGCAGGTTAGTCTACTCTGCGGGTTGAGGCTCAGGAAGCTTGGTGACGTCTGGTGTCATTCGCTGCGAAATTACCCGCGTAATACCGTCACCACGCATGGTCACCCCATACAAAACGTTTGCTACATCCATTGTCGGCTTTTGGTGTGTAATAACGATCAGCTGTGAGTCATCACGTAGTTCTTGGAACAGTGCAATGAGTCGACGCAGGTTGACGTCGTCAAGCGCCGCCTCGACTTCATCCATCACATAGAACGGAGATGGGCGCGCACGGAAGATGGCAACCAACATCGCCAATGCAGTCAACGACTTCTCGCCGCCTGAAAGCAACGACAGGCGCTTGACTCGTTTCCCAGGAGGTCGAGCTTCCACCTCGATACCAGTCGTTAACATATCGTGTGGTTCGGTGAGCACAAGACGTCCCTCACCACCTGGAAATAAGGTGGCAAATACCCGAGGAAACTCGGCTTCTACGTCTTTCCAAGCGTCGGTAAAAAGTTGCAGAATTTTGGCGTCTACGTCGTTGATAACGCCATGAAGATCACGTCGTGCTTGTTCCACGTCAGCTAACTGCGTTGACAGAAATTCATAGCGTTCCTCTAATGCTTTGAATTCTTCGAGCGCCAACGGGTTGACTTTTCCTAATGCATTGAGGTCTTTTTCCGCATTTTTCAGGCGCACTCGTTGTGCTCCAATATCAAAGCCTTCATGAGGTGTGTAATCACGCATGAGATCTGAAATCGCAATGCCTAATTGCTCAACAATTTTCTCGTGAGCTTCTTCAAGGCGTACCTGTGCTTGCCCTAACGACAACTCCGCTGCATGTGATTTCTCTGTCAAACGATTCGCGTTAGTACGAAGCGCCGAAACCGCATCTTTCGCCGCAGACACGCGAGCAGAAATGATCCTGCGCTGCGCGATCGTGTTTTCTTTCCACTGAGTCGCACGAGCAAGAGCATCGTCGACACGTTCTGCTACCACGAGGCATTGCTGCGCCACTACGCTCGCAATCTCCGCTTTTCGACGTTGACGTGCCACGGCTTGATCATGACGAGCCCTAGCCTGACGTTCATATTCTGCTTGTCGACGAAGCCCGTCACCGCGTCCTCGGATATGCTCGGCTTTATCTTGCGCAGTACGTAAGCTCAAACGAGCTTCTACCTCCATAGAACGCATATGAGATAACGCAGCTGCTGCCTCATCACGTTCATTGGTTGAAGGTTCCTCTTCTGAGTTATCTTCTTCTACTCGCGACAACCGATCAGAAGTCTCTTCCCACAGCTGTCGTAGTTGGTTCAACCGATCCTGAGCTTCTCGCACCCGCAACGCATGTCGATGAAGTTCTTGTTGCCTAGCTTCTAGCTCATTCGAAACAGCTTCTACTCGACGAGAATAGTTTTCTACGACAATTTCTTGTTCACGGCACACTGCTTGAGCCTGAGCCGACCGCACGCGCGCCTCATCAGCAGCCTCATGTGCCCCATTGAGTGTGCCAGCAAGCTCCGCCCGTTGCAGCTGGGCAACTTCTAAATCCTTTTCGGCTCGGTCAATTTCAGCAGTAATCTCGACAGCAGATCGCTCTGCAGACCCCACGGCAACCCAGCCATGACCCCACATCGTTCCGTCTACGCAGACAGCACGCAATCGGGGATCATGGTTGACCACTTCACATCCGTGTTCATAGGAATCTACGAACACCACATCTGCCAAAATTTGAACGATCGTTGAACTTACTTCCGGAGCTAATTCAACATAATCCAGCAGCCACGAAGCGTAATTAGGCAAATCCGTATCGAGTCGCCAATCATGAGATTCGCTTGGAGTGATAACTATGTGACGCGCCAATGATTCAATATCAAGCGCTTGTAGTTCCGCTGTTGTAGTTTCTCCTACGAGTGCCTCAGCAACCGGCCCCAACGCAGCCGCAATTGCTTTTTCCATGCCGCGCTGAGGAATAATGCAACGGTCAACCCCATAAAAACTTTGCAGCTTTTCCCATTGTTCGACCGTATTTCGGGTCATTCGATGCGATTCGAGAGTCTCAATTTTAGACTCCAACCGCGATATCGATTTATCGATATCGCTTTGTTGTTCTCGTAGCTGTTCCAATCGACTATCGGCGGCACGAGATTCAGACAAAGCGGTATCACGTGACTGCGACAATGGCTCAATACGTGAACGTGCATCTTGCAACAACGCTTGACAATCTTTGTGCTCTGCGTCCTTGCTCCGAGCTTGAGTAGCAATATCGGATTCTGCTTCGCGCAACCGCTCCAGCTCTGCTTCAGCAGCTACAATATGCTCCCGCTGCTGGCTTTCAAGAGTAAGAAGTCGAACAATTCCTTCGCGACGATCAGCAATGGCACGAACCTGAGCCAAATGTTCTCGATCCGCACGCTGCGCCCGCTCTTCAAGCTCAGCAACGTTGTCTTGGATAGACTCCAACCGTTCGCTCAAGATGTCTACGGTTTCTTCCGCTTCTGCGTATTCAGCATCGGCACGTGCAGCTTTTTCTGCCAATTCATCTGGGTCTGGGCCCGAATACCGCACTTCTGAGAAGTTTTTCGCGCGATCTGTAGCGATTCTTTGTGTAGCAGAAACCCGCTCAGCTAATGAAGACAGTTCAAACCACAACTGCTGGGATTTTTCGGCCTCAGGACTGATCTTCCCCCAAGCTTCTTCCGCCTCAAGCTGTGCACCTGTGGCTTCTTCTAATTGTTTGGTAACTTCCTCTAGTTTTTCCGCAATGGAATCATAGTTCGACTGCGCGTCCTTTAACGAGCTCGCTAACGAATGAATCTGATAACCAGCAATGCGCAATCGTGCGTCGCGGACTTCAGATTGGATGGTTGCAGCCTTGCGTGCTGCTTCAGCTTGCCGGGCTAACGGTTTGAGTTGTTTACCTAGTTCTACGGTGAGGTCGCTAAGACGATCGAGATTCGCCTGCATACCTACCAGTTTGCGCTGAGCTTTTTCTTTTCGTCGTCGATGTTTCAGAACGCCAGCGGCTTCTTCAATAAAAGCTCGACGATCTTCAGGCCGTGATTCCAAAATTTGAGATAATCGCCCCTGACCAACGATCACATGCATTTCACGGCCAATACCGGAATCGGACAAAAGCTCTTGGATATCCATCAGACGCGCTTTATGCCCATTAATTTCATACTCACCGCCACCATCACGAAACATTCGGCGAGTTACCGATACCTCGGTGTACTCAATAGGCAAAGCACCATCAGAGTTATCAATGGTCAAAGTTACTTCGGCACGACCTAGTGGCTTGCGATCTCCTGCCCCCGCAAAGATCACATCTTCCATTTTTCCGCCGCGCAGGTTCTTAGCGCCTTGTTCCCCCATTACCCACGCGAGCGCATCCACAACGTTCGATTTTCCGGAACCGTTAGGGCCAACAACCGCACAGATTCCGGGTTCGAATTTTAACGTGGTGGCAGACGCAAACGATTTGAATCCCTTAAGCGTCAGCGACTTTAAATACACTCGTGGGATTCTAGCAAACCTGCGCTAGCGAGTGCGGAAAGCCTGCGCAACAATTCTTCACACAAATGTTTCGGCCTCTCGGCCACTACGCACACACGGCCGTCGACAAGGTTGGAAGCAGAACCAGCCAATGCGAGTTCCTTTGCTTGGGAATACACCCACTAGCGAAATCCCACTCCCTGTACTGCGCCAAGTACCCACGCCGTAAGCCGTGCATTCGTATCATGCATTAGACTTCGCGCACAATCTTGTGATCGCGACGTGTGACTGGGTCAGATCCGTCCCAGCATTCGATGTTACGAACATTAGGAAGCATATCGCGGTGGAATACCGGATCAAATCCCTTAGCCTTTTGCTGGTTGTAGTTCTTCAGCAGAGCAACAGCCACGCCACCCAGAGGCACGATAGCGATCAGGTTAATAACCACCATGGTTGCAGCGAATGTATCGCCCAAAGCCCATACCAACGGCAACGGACCTATAGCGCCACCAAATACGCAAGCGACAACGATCAAACGGAAAATCGTCATGGTGGTCTTCGATTGCGTGAAGAACTCGATATTGGACTGCGCCAAGAATGTATTACCGATAACCGATGAGAACGCCAAGAAAAACAAAATAACAGTGATGAAGTGCGTACCCCATACACCGACTTCCCCGCTCAATGCCTGCTGAGTAAGCGTGGCACCTTTAACGTCCGCACCATATTCTGGATCACTCAGCAAAATGATAAACGCAGTAATCGAGCACACGAGAATAGTGTCGAAGTAAACGCCCAAAGTTTGCACCAGTCCTTGCTTTACTGGGTGCGAAACATTGGCAGTACCTGCCGCATTGGGAGCAGATCCTTGTCCTGCCTCATTGGAGAACAAGCCGCGTCGCATACCGTTCATAAATGCAGCGCCGACGGTGGCGCCTGCGATCTCTTCAAAACCCAGCGCATGACCAATAATATCGCCAAACATGCCAGGGATTTTTTCGACATTAAGCACCAAAACAATGATGCCAATGGCCATGTAAGCCAAAGCCATGAGAGGAACCACAATTTGGGTAAAGTTAGCAATACGCTGCACGCCACCAAAAATGATGACACCAGTCAGCAGTGCCAATACTGCGCCAACGATAATCTTGAATTGATTATCGTTCGTACCTAGCGATTCGCCCACTGCCTCAGCAATAGAGTTTGACTGAATCGAGTTATACACAAAGCCGTAGGTAACAGTGATCGCCACACCAAAAATGACGGCCAACCATTTCGCGTTCAGTCCACGCGTCATATAAAACGCAGGACCCCCGCGGTAGGTGCCGTCATCGGTTTTAGTTTTCCACAGCTGTGCCAGTGTTGATTCTACGAATGCAGTTGCGCCACCCAACAGCGCAATCATCCACATCCAGAACACGGCACCAGGGCCGCCTAGGGTGATTGCCACTGCAACACCTGCAACGTTTCCGGTTCCCACGCGTGAAGCAGCAGAAATTGTAAACGCCTTGAATGCAGAGATACCTTCTGCGTCCGTATGTGATTCTGGGGTGTCGTTCTTTTCTACGACTGCTCGGAACATCTCCGGAATCATCCGAATTTGGACGAGGATTGTGCGCCACGCGAAATAAAGACCGGCTGCTATCAGAAGAAATGGAATGATCTTCCAATAATTATCGTTAATGTCATCTGTGATGAACGTCTGCAGGCTTTCCATAGAGTGGAATAGTACTGGCACATGCGGTAATCACGTAAATTTACCTATGGTGTTGATAACGTTTTCCGCGACAATGCTATGCCGATCACGTATCGTGGCCTAGCGCATAAGCTGACAACGTGGGCAAAAATGACTCGAGCGGTTAGCAAACTTTTCACGGATAATATTCATCCCACAGCGATCGCACGCTCGACCTTGTTGACCGTAGGCATGAAGAGATACATCAAAATAACCCGATTGCCCATTGACGTTAACATAAAGAGAGTCGAAGCTAGTTCCGCCTTGAACTAAAGCGGCGTTCATGACTCGCTGACCGTGTTCGAGCAAATTACTTAACTGTGCGACAGACAAATGCGAGGCTGGAGTTTGCGGATGAATTTGCGCAGCCCACAACATCTCATCGGCGTAAATATTGCCGATCCCAGAGACAATTTCTTGGTTAAGCAGGACTCTTTTAATTTCACTATTTTTCGTACGGATCAATCGCGCAAGATCTTCTCTTTCGAGTTGAGGATCTAAAAGATCACGTGCAATGTGGGTGATCTGTTCTGGAACGCAGCCGTGAGCGGTTTCTACAAATGTGGTCGGCGCCCAATAACCAAAAGTGCGCTGATCAACAAACCAAAGCTCATAGCTTTCTTGAGCATCCGGGCGGACAATCGTGGTACGAATTCTACGATGAGAATGCAGAGTCGAATCGTGGGTTTTGATCAACATTTGGCCGCTCATACCCAAATGAATCAGAAGCCCCTGCTGGGAAGCTCCACATGTAGAGTCGCCATGGTCTGCGAGCTCGAACCACAAAAATTTGCCACGGCGACCTATACGAGTGATCTCACGACCTTGTATTGACCCTATGAGTTCGCCGGCCCCACCTTCAACTGTCCTAATGCTGCGGGGATGCTCAACAGCAACATCGATGATAGTTGCGCCAAGCACAAAGGGAGTAAGCCCGCGGCGTACAACCTCAACTTCTGGCAGTTCAGGCATGAAGATCCTCTAAGCTGTTAGACAAACGCGGGATTATCTTGAAGGAAGTCAACCGCTTTGTGGGCTGCAGCTTGCTCCGCAAGTTTTTTGTTTGTTCCAACACCAGTTCCTAGCACAGTGCCATGAACTGCAACCTCTGCTGTGAAAGTTTGTTCGTGCTCTGGCCCCGTAACAGTAGATGTATAAGTTGGCATCTCAAGATTGCGCTCTGCCAAGCGCTCTTGCAAGGTGGTTTTCCAGTCTTGGTGAAGACCCGTAGCACTTGCCGTATCGATCTTGTGCTTGAACAGACGAAGCACCGTGTCCCGAGCAACTTCAAAACCATGCGCTAGGTAAATAGCACCGAGAAGCGCCTCCGTCGTATCTGCGAGAATTGAGTCCTTGCTGCGACCGTCGTGAAGCTGTTCACCTTTACCCAGCAAAATGTGCTGTCCCAAGTTAATTTCGCGAGCAATATCTGCGAGCCCATAACGACTCACGATACTCGCGCGCATCTTGGAAATATCACTTTCAGGGCTCGACGTGTACTGCTGATACAACTGCCCTGCGACAGAAAGCCCTAAGACCGAATCACCTAGAAACTCCAAGCGCTCATTGTTGGGAAGCATGCCATTTTCGTTAGCAAACGAACGGTGCGTTAATGCCAGAACGAGTAGCTCACGTGGGATGTTAACCCCCAACGCATCAATCAGTGGTTGGTGATCAACACTCTCGAATTCAAGTCGTAGCGCCTGCTCACCAGTGACGCGCTTTTTTCTCCTGCTCACAGGAACTTCTCCAATCCAGCCCAACGAGGATCAACTAGTTCTGTTTCTCCTGCAATACCATCAGGTTCTGGCACATCAGAATCCGACTGCACACAACCGCCTTCACACTGTGGATTAAACGGCAGTG
The sequence above is drawn from the Corynebacterium rouxii genome and encodes:
- the smc gene encoding chromosome segregation protein SMC, with the protein product MYLKSLTLKGFKSFASATTLKFEPGICAVVGPNGSGKSNVVDALAWVMGEQGAKNLRGGKMEDVIFAGAGDRKPLGRAEVTLTIDNSDGALPIEYTEVSVTRRMFRDGGGEYEINGHKARLMDIQELLSDSGIGREMHVIVGQGRLSQILESRPEDRRAFIEEAAGVLKHRRRKEKAQRKLVGMQANLDRLSDLTVELGKQLKPLARQAEAARKAATIQSEVRDARLRIAGYQIHSLASSLKDAQSNYDSIAEKLEEVTKQLEEATGAQLEAEEAWGKISPEAEKSQQLWFELSSLAERVSATQRIATDRAKNFSEVRYSGPDPDELAEKAARADAEYAEAEETVDILSERLESIQDNVAELEERAQRADREHLAQVRAIADRREGIVRLLTLESQQREHIVAAEAELERLREAESDIATQARSKDAEHKDCQALLQDARSRIEPLSQSRDTALSESRAADSRLEQLREQQSDIDKSISRLESKIETLESHRMTRNTVEQWEKLQSFYGVDRCIIPQRGMEKAIAAALGPVAEALVGETTTAELQALDIESLARHIVITPSESHDWRLDTDLPNYASWLLDYVELAPEVSSTIVQILADVVFVDSYEHGCEVVNHDPRLRAVCVDGTMWGHGWVAVGSAERSAVEITAEIDRAEKDLEVAQLQRAELAGTLNGAHEAADEARVRSAQAQAVCREQEIVVENYSRRVEAVSNELEARQQELHRHALRVREAQDRLNQLRQLWEETSDRLSRVEEDNSEEEPSTNERDEAAAALSHMRSMEVEARLSLRTAQDKAEHIRGRGDGLRRQAEYERQARARHDQAVARQRRKAEIASVVAQQCLVVAERVDDALARATQWKENTIAQRRIISARVSAAKDAVSALRTNANRLTEKSHAAELSLGQAQVRLEEAHEKIVEQLGIAISDLMRDYTPHEGFDIGAQRVRLKNAEKDLNALGKVNPLALEEFKALEERYEFLSTQLADVEQARRDLHGVINDVDAKILQLFTDAWKDVEAEFPRVFATLFPGGEGRLVLTEPHDMLTTGIEVEARPPGKRVKRLSLLSGGEKSLTALAMLVAIFRARPSPFYVMDEVEAALDDVNLRRLIALFQELRDDSQLIVITHQKPTMDVANVLYGVTMRGDGITRVISQRMTPDVTKLPEPQPAE
- a CDS encoding alanine/glycine:cation symporter family protein; the encoded protein is MESLQTFITDDINDNYWKIIPFLLIAAGLYFAWRTILVQIRMIPEMFRAVVEKNDTPESHTDAEGISAFKAFTISAASRVGTGNVAGVAVAITLGGPGAVFWMWMIALLGGATAFVESTLAQLWKTKTDDGTYRGGPAFYMTRGLNAKWLAVIFGVAITVTYGFVYNSIQSNSIAEAVGESLGTNDNQFKIIVGAVLALLTGVIIFGGVQRIANFTQIVVPLMALAYMAIGIIVLVLNVEKIPGMFGDIIGHALGFEEIAGATVGAAFMNGMRRGLFSNEAGQGSAPNAAGTANVSHPVKQGLVQTLGVYFDTILVCSITAFIILLSDPEYGADVKGATLTQQALSGEVGVWGTHFITVILFFLAFSSVIGNTFLAQSNIEFFTQSKTTMTIFRLIVVACVFGGAIGPLPLVWALGDTFAATMVVINLIAIVPLGGVAVALLKNYNQQKAKGFDPVFHRDMLPNVRNIECWDGSDPVTRRDHKIVREV
- the mutM gene encoding bifunctional DNA-formamidopyrimidine glycosylase/DNA-(apurinic or apyrimidinic site) lyase — its product is MPELPEVEVVRRGLTPFVLGATIIDVAVEHPRSIRTVEGGAGELIGSIQGREITRIGRRGKFLWFELADHGDSTCGASQQGLLIHLGMSGQMLIKTHDSTLHSHRRIRTTIVRPDAQESYELWFVDQRTFGYWAPTTFVETAHGCVPEQITHIARDLLDPQLEREDLARLIRTKNSEIKRVLLNQEIVSGIGNIYADEMLWAAQIHPQTPASHLSVAQLSNLLEHGQRVMNAALVQGGTSFDSLYVNVNGQSGYFDVSLHAYGQQGRACDRCGMNIIREKFANRSSHFCPRCQLMR
- the rnc gene encoding ribonuclease III, with the protein product MSRRKKRVTGEQALRLEFESVDHQPLIDALGVNIPRELLVLALTHRSFANENGMLPNNERLEFLGDSVLGLSVAGQLYQQYTSSPESDISKMRASIVSRYGLADIAREINLGQHILLGKGEQLHDGRSKDSILADTTEALLGAIYLAHGFEVARDTVLRLFKHKIDTASATGLHQDWKTTLQERLAERNLEMPTYTSTVTGPEHEQTFTAEVAVHGTVLGTGVGTNKKLAEQAAAHKAVDFLQDNPAFV